atgtacaaaaataaaagagaattcacatgggtaaatattaaataACTTGAAAGTTATTTACGAATTCTCTTATCTTGCATGTTCTCATTAATTTATGGAAGAATAGCCTCGTAGACCATTGTACTTGTTCTGGTTTGTCATCCCGATCCTTGCACTTGATAGAATTTCATCTGGACACTTATAGTTGTTAAAACACACTATCTTACACCCCTCTGACCCGCGTGTTAATCAATCACACTGATATTAATATCCACATCAGATAAAATAtgcaaaattatttttattattttttaaaggcaAAATGGCCACCGTTTTCACCTTCTTCACCCTCCAACGCCATTTTAATATCCAGTCACCTTCCCCATTAAAACCTCACCACCGAACCACAACAGAGATACTAGCAAATATCAAAAGCTTATTTTTTTCTTACCTCTACCTCATTGTaaacaaagaataaaaagaaggaTTTGTGAATATTCACCACAAATTTTCGAAAGATTGAAAATGGGAGAGGAAGCAATTGAAGTTGCAATCACttcaaaatataataattttcacAAACCAAGCAATTGATTTGGGCACCCACACACCATTACGGATTAGATTCGGGCACCCCATATCTTTATTCCTTATTTATGCTCTTCGTATCCATGCCTCTTTTGGTATTCTTTACctgattgttttattttttgtgatagtctCTTTGTTGATACATTTCagaatgaaaacaaaattttttgGTACTTATTCTCTTTATCTTTTGCATTACATTAATTCAGCAAATGCCTTATTGCAGCTACAACATCACCTTTATGCTCTCTCAAAGTCCTTTCTGCAACCTTCTCGTTCACCTCTAGTTCATTTGCAATTATATCAATATCAACAACATTGATCTTAACAACAACTAGTTCATTTTCCCTCATCCACATATCTTGAAGATCAGCTTCTTTGAATGCATAAATTGAAGCCATAGACGTTTGAACACGGGAGGAATCAAGCTGACGATCTTCGACATAGTCCGTGAGCTTATCAAGGGCTTTGCTTTGCTGCTGCAAATCCTTTAAGTCCACCATTTCTAGTGCTTCGTCTCCCGCTTCCATTTTTACTTTTTTGCTTTGACTATCAGATTCAGTTTTAGTTTCAGAGCTTCACAGATTTGACTTGAACTGCTAggattttgtttttgtatttttttat
The sequence above is drawn from the Nicotiana tabacum cultivar K326 chromosome 13, ASM71507v2, whole genome shotgun sequence genome and encodes:
- the LOC107771954 gene encoding uncharacterized protein LOC107771954 → MEAGDEALEMVDLKDLQQQSKALDKLTDYVEDRQLDSSRVQTSMASIYAFKEADLQDMWMRENELVVVKINVVDIDIIANELEVNEKVAERTLREHKGDVVAAIRHLLN